The following are encoded together in the Bradysia coprophila strain Holo2 unplaced genomic scaffold, BU_Bcop_v1 contig_94, whole genome shotgun sequence genome:
- the LOC119084832 gene encoding CD109 antigen-like encodes MALNLTVFAVLILLIVVQASEKTQTGLYTIIGSQQLSYHRPYYVSVSVHNTTEPAIVRLKLVHESNETETEIVHEVTVQPWTTELVEFETSTFVSKPNSFYRLIADGIDKIDFHNETDLTLSEKYFSFLIQTDKALYKPGDLVRFRVVVIDKDTKAHDLIDTLQVNVYDGAGNRIKLYANQSTAHGVFTNEFPLSESPVMGQWRLVFISGSEEKSHSFEVGEYVLPTFEVFVETPEHVLYNDKMIRANVRGKYTFGKPVHGEANCTANWNSKQVNKLVKVTTKGSLEIDIVDELEVDYANSNYIQLECTLEEEFTGRKQSKSMGIQVHRFRYSIVKQSYHYEYFDGQPFEFDIRVQLYDGTPIRNEPVEIWWSTDLSAADGVGSETVQTNSEGVANVKFVFPEGKVTVYLMAKYKDHAEGLGHFTSSIYHGKEATLPEFELKTNDTDVSVGDTVKMQLVSRVPIKHFTYQVFGRGNILISNSQTVPDQTNFEFDFTTTFDMVPNVQVVVYTIRDDGNVNTASRTVFLQKKLPNQITLESAINETEPGMEYDLKIVTAPNSYVGLLAVDQSVLLLRTGNDISVDDVTGELDRYNAVQHRRNHYHQRYYWSQEISTIENAGMFVLSNVKDFIRRPIEEITYQSTPSYVRFGGGMGSAGIPGPPQVSAFSSAAFVHKESISNDGQSAGVTVRKDFPETWIWDGVQVESGEQHFTKRVPDTITSWVITAFSLNSDNGIGLTKEPTKMTTFKSFFLAVSLPYSVKRGEILSIPVTIFNYLDSTVNADVTFFNEDNEFEFVDLNDEANEIVNADHRRQRQVSVKSKDASGLFFSIRPLKVGQITIKVVVESAVAGDGIQKILLVTPEGVPQYANKALLLNLPDDGTAVEHEFTVDLPEHTVPDSTFIQVTAVGDLLGPSVKNLGRLIHMPSGCGEQNMLKFVPNIVVRNYLKAINQLSDDLEERTRLNLEIGYQRQLAYRHYNGSFSAFGKQDRRGSTWLTAFVARSFQQASKHIDIEPRIINEALNFLNVTQSENGSFPEYGDVIHRQIQGGGDKNVALTAYTLIAFLENQEAFPDYEDNIKRATEFIVKHLDVLDDVYSISLAAYALQLAKDSNKDGVLRDLNAKVITESDLKYWSTRKSEGATYYPNSIDTEITGYAMLANLLADRTDDVVPVLKWLLAQRNERGGFHSTQDTIVGLQAIATVAGRVTGSSTDNDVKVDLTYDGNSTAIEVNSGNAQVFQQFQIPSQVRKINVKAYGTGFTLLSLSYKYYVNESAALPRFTIEPNVKPITYPSSLEFDACVAFIPNAAADDGASESNMAVMEIDLPSGYQFDADQRQALQWTQSVKKLETRNDDTQIVLYFEHLTADKICPQIKAIRTHKVAHQKPAAIVVYDYYDTTRKSRVFYNTDEKSLCDICENNCPDKCNA; translated from the exons ATGGCATTGAATTTAACGGTCTTTGCCGTCTTAATATTGTTGATTGTTGTGCAAGCATCTGAAAAAACTCAGACCGg TCTGTACACAATCATTGGATCCCAACAACTCAGTTATCATCGGCCATATTACGTAAGCGTTAGCGTCCACAATACTACTGAACCTGCGATCGTTCGTTTGAAATTGGTGCACGAGTCCAACGAGACGGAAACCGAAATCGTACACGAAGTTACCGTGCAACCGTGGACCACCGAATTGGTTGAATTTGAGACTAGTACGTTTGTATCGAAACCGAATTCATTTTATCGATTGATTGCTGATGGCatcgacaaaattgatttccacAACGAAACTGATCTCACTTTGTCggaaaagtatttttcatttttgatacaAACCGACAAGGCCCTGTACAAACCGGGAGATTTGGTTCGGTTCCGTGTTGTCGTCATCGATAAAGATACAAAAGCTCATGACCTGATCGATACGTTACAAGTGAATGTCTACGATGGAGCCGGAAATCGTATAAAATTGTATGCTAATCAGTCGACAGCTCACGGTGTTTTCACGAATGAATTCCCGTTATCCGAATCGCCAGTTATGGGTCAATGGAGATTAGTATTTATCAGCGGAAGTGAGGAAAAGTCACACTCGTTTGAGGTGGGCGAGTATGTTTTGCCAACATTCGAGGTGTTCGTTGAAACACCGGAACATGTGCTCTACAATGATAAAATGATTCGTGCGAATGTTCGTGGAAAATATACGTTCGGGAAACCTGTTCACGGAGAGGCCAACTGTACGGCCAATTGGAACAGCAAACAAGTCAATAAATTGGTGAAAGTGACGACGAAAGGATCACTTGAAATTGACATTGTCGACGAATTGGAAGTGGATTATGCGAATTCGAATTACATTCAATTGGAGTGTACGCTGGAAGAAGAATTCACCGGGCGTAAACAGTCGAAATCGATGGGAATTCAGGTGCACCGATTCCGATACAGCATTGTCAAGCAGTCGTACCATTACGAATATTTCGATGGGCAACCGTTCGAATTTGATATTCGCGTTCAATTGTACGATGGCACACCGATTCGAAATGAACCGGTGGAAATTTGGTGGAGCACCGATTTGAGTGCAGCAGACGGTGTTGGATCAGAAACGGTACAGACGAATAGCGAAGGTGTGGCGAATGTGAAGTTCGTATTTCCGGAGGGAAAGGTCACCGTTTATCTGATGGCAAAATATAAAGATCATGCTGAAGGATTGGGACATTTCACTTCATCGATTTATCACGGCAAGGAGGCCACGTTGCCAGAATTCGAGCTGAAAACAAATGACACAGA CGTTTCCGTTGGTGATACTGTAAAAATGCAACTGGTGTCACGAGTTCCGATCAAACATTTTACCTATCAAGTGTTCGGTCGCGGCAATATTCTCATCTCAAATTCCCAAACCGTTCCCGACCAAACCAACTTTGAATTCGATTTTACCACAACCTTCGACATGGTGCCGAACGTACAAGTGGTCGTTTACACAATACGCGACGATGGCAATGTGAATACGGCGTCCCGAACTGTTTTCCTCCAGAAGAAGCTCCCGAATCAAATTACTTTGGAATCGGCCATCAACGAAACGGAACCGGGCATGGAATATGACTTGAAAATTGTCACTGCACCGAACTCATATGTTGGACTGTTGGCCGTTGATCAAAGTGTCTTATTGCTGAGAACCGGAAATGATATATCGGTTGATGATGTTACGGGTGAATTGGATCGTTACAATGCGGTGCAGCATCGAAGAAACCACTACCATCAGCGATATTATTGGTCGCAGGAAATTTCAACCATCGAAAATGCTGGAATGTTTGTCCTGAGCAATGTGAAGGATTTTATACGGAGACCGATTGAGGAAATCACGTATCAGTCAACGCCGAGTTATGTACGATTTGGAGGTGGTATGGGTTCTGCTGGAATCCCTGGACCTCCGCAGGTTTCCGCCTTTTCCTCTGCTGCTTTTGTACATAAGGAATCAATATCGAATGATGGCCAGTCGGCTGGTGTAACTGTGCGTAAAGACTTTCCGGAAACATGGATTTGGGATGGCGTTCAAGTAGAAAGCGGCGAACAACACTTCACAAAACGTGTTCCCGATACAATCACGTCCTGGGTGATAACGGCATTTTCGCTGAATTCGGACAACGGCATCGGGTTAACCAAAGAACCGACCAAAATGACCAcattcaaatcatttttcttgGCAGTGAGTCTCCCGTATTCGGTAAAAAGAGGCGAAATTCTGTCGATTCCGGTgactattttcaattatttggaCTCAACGGTCAATGCGGAcgtaacatttttcaatgaagACAACGAATTCGAGTTTGTCGATCTGAATGACGAAGCCAATGAAATTGTGAATGCTGATCATCGTCGCCAACGACAGGTATCGGTAAAGTCCAAAGACGCTTCCGGTCTCTTTTTCTCGATTCGACCACTTAAGGTGGGCCAAATAACCATTAAAGTCGTTGTCGAAAGTGCGGTCGCTGGTGATggaattcagaaaattttactcGTAACGCCAGAGGGTGTCCCGCAATACGCAAACAAAGCGCTTCTGTTAAATCTACCCGATGATGGAACGGCCGTCGAACATGAATTTACTGTCGATTTACCTGAACATACCGTACCCGACTCGACATTCATTCAAGTAACTGCTGTGGGCGATCTTCTCGGACCGTCTGTCAAGAATTTGGGTCGCTTGATTCACATGCCAAGTGGTTGCGGTGAACAGAACATGTTGAAATTTGTACCGAACATTGTGGTGCGAAATTATTTGAAAGCAATCAATCAGTTGAGCGATGATCTGGAAGAGAGGACGCGTTTAAATCTGGAAATTGGCTATCAACGACAGCTGGCTTATCGACATTACAATGGATCGTTCAGTGCATTCGGAAAACAAGATCGCCGAGGCAGCACCTGGCTGACTGCATTCGTTGCCCGATCGTTCCAACAGGCGTCCAAGCATATTGACATCGAACCACGTATCATCAACGAGGCATTAAATTTCCTGAATGTGACACAGTCAGAAAACGGCAGTTTCCCCGAATACGGAGACGTGATTCATCGACAGATTCAAGGCGGCGGAGATAAAAATGTTGCGTTAACTGCCTACACTTTGATCGCATTCCTCGAAAATCAGGAAGCGTTCCCCGACTACGAAGACAATATCAAACGAGCGACCGAATTCATTGTTAAGCATTTAGACGTTCTGGACGATGTGTATTCCATCAGTTTGGCTGCGTATGCCCTACAATTGGCTAAGGACTCGAATAAAGATGGAGTTTTACGCGATTTGAATGCGAAAGTTATAACCGAATCGGATCTGAAATACTGGAGCACGCGAAAGTCGGAAGGGGCGACGTACTATCCAAATTCAATCGACACAGAAATCACTGGCTACGCTATGTTGGCTAATTTGCTTGCCGATCGTACCGACGATGTGGTGCCTGTGTTGAAGTGGCTTTTGGCTCAACGTAATGAACGCGGTGGTTTCCATTCTACTCAGGATACCATTGTTGGACTACAAGCAATTGCCACTGTTGCTGGAAGAGTGACTGGTTCATCAACGGACAACGACGTTAAAGTCGATCTAACGTATGATGGTAACAGTACAGCGATCGAAGTAAATTCCGGCAACGCCCAAGTTTTTCAACAATTCCAAATACCGAGCCAGGTGCGCAAGATCAATGTCAAGGCATACGGTACTGGTTTCACATTGTTATCATTGTCGTACAAGTACTACGTCAACGAAAGTGCTGCTTTGCCCCGATTCACCATTGAGCCTAACGTCAAACCAATCACATATCCGAGCTCATTGGAATTCGATGCATGCGTAGCATTCATACCCAACGCTGCCGCTGATGATGGTGCCAGTGAATCGAATATGGCTGTAATGGAAATTGACTTGCCAAGTGGTTATCAATTCGATGCAGATCAACGACAGGCCTTGCAGTGGACACAATCAGTTAAGAAATTGGAGACACGAAATGATGATACGCAAATCGTCTTGTATTTTGAGCATTTGACCGCTGATAAAATTTGTCCACAAATAAAAGCCATACGAACGCATAAGGTTGCGCATCAGAAACCGGCTGCAATTGTAGTCTACGATTATTACGATACGA cgCGCAAATCTAGAGTTTTCTACAATACGGACGAGAAATCACTTTGTGATATTTGCGAAAACAATTGCCCCGATAAGTGTAACGCTTAA